In Henningerozyma blattae CBS 6284 chromosome 6, complete genome, the following are encoded in one genomic region:
- the MVD1 gene encoding diphosphomevalonate decarboxylase MVD1 (similar to Saccharomyces cerevisiae MVD1 (YNR043W); ancestral locus Anc_6.362), whose product MTIYIANSTAPVNIATLKYWGKRDVELNLPTNSSISVTLDQEDLKTFTSVATSKDIVDDSLWLNGEKQAIENNKRLRNCLIDLRLQRRALEDNDSTLPKLSTLGLNIVSENNFPTAAGLASSASGFAALVYTIAKLYQLKISSSDLSLIARKGSGSACRSLLGGFVAWDMGNLEDGSDSKAFEIASKEHWPEMKAAILVVSDLKKDIPSTSGMQLTVKTSTLFKERIDSIVPDRFKKMQTAICSKDFETFANLTMMDSNSFHAVCLDSFPPIFYLTDTSKMIIKLIHLINEFYNETIVAYTFDAGPNAVLYYLEKNEVKLMSFIYTFFSALPGWDEKFGKDQLLHFTSNYSENIKPRLSINIDSKLFENVRKVILTRVGPGPQDTNETLIDDKTGYPKSIK is encoded by the coding sequence GACAATTTATATAGCAAATTCTACCGCCCCCGTTAATATTGCCACTTTGAAATATTGGGGTAAAAGAGATGTCGAATTAAACTTACCAACAAACAGTTCTATTTCAGTTACCCTTGATCAAGAAGATCTAAAAACTTTTACATCTGTAGCTACTTCTAAAGATATTGTAGATGATAGTTTATGGTTAAACGGTGAAAAGCAAGCcatagaaaataataagagATTACGCAATTGCTTAATTGATTTACGTTTGCAAAGAAGGGCACTGGAAGATAACGATTCGACTTTACCCAAATTATCTACTTTGGGGTTAAATATTGTTTCTGAAAACAATTTCCCTACAGCTGCTGGTTTAGCCTCTTCAGCATCTGGCTTTGCAGCTCTGGTTTACACAATTGCAAAATTATaccaattgaaaattagCAGCTCAGATCTTTCTCTTATTGCAAGAAAGGGTTCCGGCTCTGCCTGTAGATCCTTATTGGGTGGTTTTGTAGCATGGGATATGGGTAACTTAGAGGATGGATCTGACTCTAAGGCCTTTGAAATAGCCTCCAAAGAGCATTGGCCTGAAATGAAAGCTGCCATCTTGGTGGTTAgtgatttaaaaaaagatattccATCAACAAGCGGTATGCAACTGACAGTTAAAACTTCGactttatttaaagaaagaatCGATTCAATTGTCCCAGatagatttaaaaaaatgcaaaCTGCTATTTGTAGTAAGGATTTTGAGACTTTTGCCAATTTAACAATGATGGATTCGAATTCTTTCCATGCAGTTTGTTTAGATTCGTTCCCAccaatcttttatttaactGATACTTCCAAAATGATCATCAagttaattcatttaataaatgaattttataATGAAACTATCGTGGCATATACTTTTGATGCGGGCCCAAATGCtgtattgtattatttagaGAAAAATGAGGTAAAATTAATGTCATTTATTtacacttttttttcagcaCTTCCTGGTTGggatgaaaaatttggcAAGGACCAATTACTACATTTTACAAGTAACTAttctgaaaatattaagcCTAGATTATCAATTAACATTGATTCAAAactatttgaaaatgttaGAAAAGTAATATTAACAAGAGTTGGGCCTGGTCCACAAGATACCAATGAAACTTtaattgatgataaaaCAGGTTATCCAAAATCCATCAAATAA